Genomic window (Gemmatimonadota bacterium):
CCAGCATCAAGTTCTTCATCTACACGATGGTGGGCTCGTTGCTCATGCTCATCGCCATCGTGTACCTCGGCTGGCAGGCGGGGTTGCTCGAGGGGAAGCCCAACTTCGCGTACGACGCGATCATGGCCCTCCCGGAGTTCACCCCGATGGTCTCGTTCTGGTTGTTCGCCGCGTTCTTTGTGGCGTTCGCCGTGAAAGTCCCCATGTTTCCGTTCCACACCTGGTTGCCGGATGCGCACGTCGAGGCGCCCACGGCAGGTTCGGTGATCCTGGCCGGGGTGTTGCTCAAGCTCGGGACGTACGGCTTCCTCCGCCTGGCCGTACCGCTGTTCCCGGCCATCGCGCTGCACCCAACCGTCCGCGGCGTGATTATCGGGTTGTCCGTGATCGGCGTGATCTACGGATCGTTGGTGGCGCTGGTGCAACCGGACTTCAAGAAGCTGGTCGCCTACTCGTCGGTCGCCCACCTCGGCATGGTCATGCTCGGCATCTTCGCCATGACGCGGGAAAGTGTTCAGGGCGCCTTGATGGTCATGATCGGCCACGGCATCTCCACCGGGGCGCTGTTCTTCCTCATCGGTATGATCTACGAGCGCAAGCACTCGCGCATCATCGCCGACTACGGCGGCATTGCGAAGGTGGTGCCGATCTATGCGACGTTGCTGACGATCGTAGCCTTGAGCTCCATTGGTCTGCCGGGCACGAACGGCTTCATCGGCGAGTTTCTGGTAATGGTCGGCGCGTTCAAGACGGCCCCAATTGCCACCACCCTGTCCGCCCTCGGGGTGATCCTGGCCGCGGCGTATCTGCTCTGGGCCCTGCAGCGGATCCTGTACAACCCGCTCGACAAGCCCGCGAACGCGCACCTCACCGACCTCAACTGGCGCGAGATCGGCTTGATGGCGCCACTCATCTTCATGATCCTGTGGATGGGGATCTACCCCACGCCGGTGCTCTCGCGCATGGAGGCCTCGGTCACCCGCTTCGTCGAACAAGCCGAGGCCAAGGCCGCCGCGCAGTCGATCACCTTCACGATGGGGGGAGGGAACTAGGATGACCTTCGACCTCTCCATCCCCGGACAACTCGCGGCGGCCATTGGCCCCGAACTGGCCCTGATCACCGGTGCCATGGTCCTGATGCTCGTCTCCGCCTGGCGACCCGAGAGCGCGGCGCACCAGCGCACGGTGGGACTGGGCAGCATGCTGGTGACCGCCGGCGTTCTGGGCTATGTGCTGGTCATGGCGCAGCGCGGCGCGACCGCTGGTCCTGGCGTCGTAGCGGTTGACCCCTTCCGCTGGGCGAGTAGCGTGGTCTTCCTCCTCGCAACGCTCATCACCCTGGCGCTCGCGGTGGAGTACAACACGCGCGAGGGACTCCATACGGCGGAGGCGCACGTCCTTCTCCTGTTCGCGACCTCGGGCATGATGTTGATGGCGGCGGCACGCGACCTCATGGTGCTGTTCCTCGGCATCGAGCTCATGTCTATCGCGGTGTATGTGCTCGCCGGCCTCAACCGTCGCTCCAACCGCAGCGCCGAGGCCGCCCTGAAGTACTTCCTCCTGGGCGCGTTCTCGACCGGATTCCTCCTGTATGGGATCGCCTTGGTGTACGGCGCCACGGGAACGACGAACCTGACCGAAATCGGCGAGCGCATCAGCCAGTACGACCTCGCGAAGACGCCGATGCTGCTGGTCGGAATCGCGCTGCTCCTTGTGGGTTTCGCGTTCAAGATTGCCGCTGCGCCCTTCCACATGTGGGCGCCTGACGTGTACGAAGGTGCGCCGACGCCGATCACCGGGTACATGGCGGCCGGGGTCAAGGCCGGCGCTTTTGCCGCGCTCCTGCGGGTCTGGCTGGAGGCGTTCCCAGGGGCCTACGCCGAATGGCACAAGGCGGTGTGGTGGCTCGCCGCGATCACCATGGTGGTGGGGAACGTCGTGGCCCTGCAGCAGCGAAACCTGAAGCGCATGCTGGCCTACTCGAGCATTGCGCATACGGGCTTTATCCTGGTGGCCCTCGCGGCCGGCACGGCGCAGGCCGCCACGGCCTTCGTCTTCTATCTGCTCGCCTACACCCTGGCGACCATGGGCGCGTTCGCCGTCATGTTGGCGTTAGGCAGTGCCGGCCAACCGCGCGAGCACATCGAGGACTATCACGGATTGTGGCACGAGCGGCCCGGGCTGGCCCTGGCCATGACGGTGTTCATGCTGGCGCTGCTGGGGTTCCCGATTTTTGGCGGGATGGGGTTCTTCGCCAAGTGGTACGTCTTGCAAGCGGCCCTGCAGGCGCCCGCGCCCCAGGCTCGACTTGCGGTGATCCTGGTCCTGACCACGACCGTGTCCGCCGGGTACTACCTGGGTGTCATCATCGCCATGTTCATGAAGCCGCGGCCCGCCGGTGCGGCGGCGCTGCCCGCCGCGACCGGGATGACGCGCCTCGTCATCGGGGCATCGGTGGTCGTCATCCTCATCTTCGGAGTGTGGCCGGATCCCCTCGTGCGGCTGGTCAAGCAGCACTCGGCGTTAGGTGGCGCGGCGACCGCCCAGCCCCCCGCCGCGCAGACGGCGGCCGTTCCATGACTCCACGGGGCCGCGTCGATGCGGCCCCGCCTCGTTTCCGGTGAATTCCATGACCGTCTCTCCCGGCATCTTCAGGCAGTACGACATCCGAGGCATCGTTGACCAGGACCTGACCGTCGAGGCGGCCGAAGCCATTGGCCGCGCCTACGCGGTCCACCTGCGACGCTCCGGGCGCATGGGTGCTGTGGCGGTCGGGCGCGACAATCGCCCAAGCGGTCCGATGCTGCGCGACGCCCTCGTTCGGGGACTCACCGAGAGCGGCGTGGACGTCGTCGACATCGGCGTCGTACCCACCCCGCTCCTCTACTGGAGCCTGCATCACGTCGGCGTCGATGGCGGCATCCAGATCACGGGCTCCCACAACCCGCCCGAATACAATGGGTTCAAGATCTCGGTTGGCCGTGAGTCACTGCACGGCGATGGGATCACCGGGCTGCTGCGCATCCACCACGCGGGTGAGCGCCTGCACGGTGCGGGGACGGTCCGGCACGAGGAAGTCATCGATCGGTACGTGGACGATGTCGTGGCGCGCATCGGTCCCCTCTCCCGCCGCCTGAAGGTGGTGTTCGATGCGGGGAACGGCGCCGGGTCCCTGGTGGCCGAGAAGCTGTTTTCGCGGCTTGGGGTCGACGGGACCTACATCTTCTGCGAGAGCGATGGCACGTTCCCGAACCACCATCCGGACCCGACGGTAGTCGAGAACCTGCACGACATTATCGCCGAGGTCGCGAAGCAGGGTGCCGACCTCGGGATTGCGTTCGACGGCGACGCCGACCGTATTGGCGTGGTCGACCGGCACGGGGGGATCGTGTGGGGGGATCACATCCTGATCATCTACGCGCGTGATGTGCTGGCGCGCACCGGGACCGGGCAGTCGATCATCTTCGACGTGAAGTGTTCGCAGGCGCTCCCGGATGCGATCACGGCCGCCGGCGGCGTGCCGGTGATGTGGAAGACCGGGCACTCACTCATCAAGGACAAGATGAAGGAAGCCCACGCCCCGATCGCCGGGGAAATGTCCGGTCACATGTTCTTCGGCGAGGGGTTCTACGGGCATGACGATGCCCTCTACGGCGGTGCCCGCCTCCTGCGCATCGTGGCCGATGCCGGGCAACAGGTGGACGAGCTGCTGGCCGATGTTCCCAAGTTTGTCTCGACGCCCGAGATTCGCGTGGACTGCCCGGAAGAGCGCAAGTTTGCCTTGGTGGCCGAGGCGGCCGCTCACTTCCGCAGCCGCTACGACGTGATCGACGTGGACGGTGTGCGCGTGCTGTTCGGGGATGGGTGGGGATTGATCCGCGCCTCCAATACCCAGCCCGTCCTGGTCACTCGATACGAAGCCCTGACCGAACCACGCCTGACGGCCATCCGGAATGAGATGGAGGGGTGGCTTCGCGCGCAGGGTGTGACCCCCTGACGTGACGAAACGGCGGCTCGGACTGACCATCGGTCTCTCGGTCGCGGCGTGCCTGCTGGTGGGCCGCGTGGTGGCGGGATGGCTGGTGGAGTATCGCTGGTATGAGTCACTCGGCGCCGCCAATGTGTTTTGGGCGACCACGTCAAACCTGGCACTGTTGCGTGGTACGGCCTTTCTCGCCGGGACCGTTCTCTGTTTCCTGAACCTCTACGCCGTCCGCTTCTCGATCGTCTCGGTCATCCTGCCTCGTCGCGTGGGCAACCTTGAGATCGGCGAGGAGCTGCCCGGGCGGTCGCTCGTGCTCGTCGTGCTGGTCATTTCCGTCGCGTTAGGCGCGGTGCTGGCGCTCCCACAGGGCGACTGGGTCTCCCTCGATCTCGTGCGCCACGGGGAGTCGTTCCGCGAGAGTGAGCCGTACTTCGGCTACGACCTGGCGTTTTGGGTGTATTGGCTGCCGATTGAGGAGTCCTTTCACGCGTGGGCGACCCTCGCCCTCCTTGTGGTGGGTGCCGTGGTGGTGCTGCTGTACGCGCTCACCCCAAGCTTGCGTTGGTCCGAGGGACGCCTCCGCGTATCGGGGCACGTGCGCCGCCACCTGCTGCTGCTGCTCAGTCTCCTCCTCCTGCTGATGGCGTGGAGCTATCGATTGGACGCCCTCGGCCTCCTGTTGGACGGGAAAGGGACCGGACGGGCCTTTCTCGCCCTCGATCACCGGGTCGGGATTCCGGCGCGGCTGCTCCTGGCCATGGGCTCCGTGGTGTGTGCGATGCTCGTGGCCTGGGCGGGTTGGGTCGGGCAGGTCCGAGTGGTCCTGGTGGCGCTCGCGGTCTGGGCGATTTCTTCGCTCGGCGCGCGGCAGCTGGCCCCCGCTCTGGCGTCCCGGTACATGCAGCCGGCGGACCCCGAGCTGCGCGATCGTCCGTATCGTGCGACGCGTGCCGCGTTTTCACGCCGGGCATTCGATGTCGAGCGCCTCGACGCGCGCGATACGCTGCGATCGAGCGCCGTCGCCATGTCGCCCCCGGCGATGAGCCTGTGGGACACGGAGGCCGTTCGCCGGTCGGCCGCGAGCTGGGGAACCGCCGGACAACCTGAGGCAAGCATCGGCTGGGCGCTGCGGGGCGGGCAGCCGCATGCGTTGGTCGTGCAGCGGTCCGTGGGACCGACCGGGAGCGACCACCCGGAGGTGACGCTGGCCAATGTCATGCATCGCGCGGGTGATGGCCAGTTGCAGCGCTATACAGACTTCCTGGATCAGGCGCCGCGGCTGCCCCCGCTGGCCGTCGGCGACAGTATCACCGAAGGCAGTGTGGTGTCGGACTCCGCCAACGGGATCGCCGCGCCACGGCTCGAGACCCTCGCGGCGCGGATCGTCCACGCGTGGGGGCTCCAGAATCCTCGCCTCCTGCAGGCGCAGTCCACGTTTGGTCCCGCGCGCCTGGTGCGCATTCGCAACGTGCGCGACCGCGTGGAGCGCCTGTTTCCCTTCTTCATCGCCGGAAATCGCGTCCTGCCGTTCCTCGTGCGCGACTCCCTGTGGTGGGGCGTACACCTGTATGCGGCGTCCAGCCACTATCCCTTGAGTGAGCCGATCGTGCTCGCACAGCACGACGTGAGTTACTTCAAGCACGCCGGTGTGGCGATCGTGAACGCCCACTCCGGACGCGTGTTCGCCCTCCGTCCCGCCGAAGCGGACCCCGTGGCGCGCAGCTGGTATCGACGATTTCCCGAGCTGTTCACCGCCTCGAACGCGATGACCGAGGAGTTCCTGCGACAACTGCCTCCTCCGGTGGACGGTATCCTCGCGCAGGCCAGGGCGTTTTCCCGTTTCGGTAGACGCGGTGATGCGCTTGTCCCCGCGTCACAGCTCACCCGCGACATGGGGGCCGACTCGGGGTTTGCGTTCCCCGGGCTTACGCCGTATGTGGACGTCCCACGGCAGCGTCTCGCCGTGGCGTATCCCGTGGTCGATCCGACGGATCGGTTGCGCGGCGTCATCATCGGCTCCGGGGGCGCCGACGTCCACACGGCATGGGTCCCGCTCCTGGGGGCGGATCGACGCTGGCGCGACATTGCCACCGCCATGCGACAGGCGCTGGACTCTGTCGCCGCCGCGGCGCGGGGCGAATCGGGCCGGCTGCTCAGGGGACCCATCCACCTGGGAATTCACGACAACGCCTTGGTGCCGGTGCAGGCGCTCTACGAGTGGCCG
Coding sequences:
- a CDS encoding NADH-quinone oxidoreductase subunit M, whose product is MAAFLQSIGYHHWVLPALLILPTLGALVVWAHGRALKGASDDHMEAGAMTARRLTFGILLLEFVISAGLWWSFDASSAAYQATVDWPWIDSWGVTFALGIDGLSLMMVLLTTFLMPLAILGGWTSIRHKVHAYHVLMLLLTVGMLGVFVARDLFLFYVMWEVMLIPMYFIVGLWGGERRIYASIKFFIYTMVGSLLMLIAIVYLGWQAGLLEGKPNFAYDAIMALPEFTPMVSFWLFAAFFVAFAVKVPMFPFHTWLPDAHVEAPTAGSVILAGVLLKLGTYGFLRLAVPLFPAIALHPTVRGVIIGLSVIGVIYGSLVALVQPDFKKLVAYSSVAHLGMVMLGIFAMTRESVQGALMVMIGHGISTGALFFLIGMIYERKHSRIIADYGGIAKVVPIYATLLTIVALSSIGLPGTNGFIGEFLVMVGAFKTAPIATTLSALGVILAAAYLLWALQRILYNPLDKPANAHLTDLNWREIGLMAPLIFMILWMGIYPTPVLSRMEASVTRFVEQAEAKAAAQSITFTMGGGN
- a CDS encoding NADH-quinone oxidoreductase subunit N, which produces MTFDLSIPGQLAAAIGPELALITGAMVLMLVSAWRPESAAHQRTVGLGSMLVTAGVLGYVLVMAQRGATAGPGVVAVDPFRWASSVVFLLATLITLALAVEYNTREGLHTAEAHVLLLFATSGMMLMAAARDLMVLFLGIELMSIAVYVLAGLNRRSNRSAEAALKYFLLGAFSTGFLLYGIALVYGATGTTNLTEIGERISQYDLAKTPMLLVGIALLLVGFAFKIAAAPFHMWAPDVYEGAPTPITGYMAAGVKAGAFAALLRVWLEAFPGAYAEWHKAVWWLAAITMVVGNVVALQQRNLKRMLAYSSIAHTGFILVALAAGTAQAATAFVFYLLAYTLATMGAFAVMLALGSAGQPREHIEDYHGLWHERPGLALAMTVFMLALLGFPIFGGMGFFAKWYVLQAALQAPAPQARLAVILVLTTTVSAGYYLGVIIAMFMKPRPAGAAALPAATGMTRLVIGASVVVILIFGVWPDPLVRLVKQHSALGGAATAQPPAAQTAAVP
- a CDS encoding phosphomannomutase/phosphoglucomutase, with amino-acid sequence MTVSPGIFRQYDIRGIVDQDLTVEAAEAIGRAYAVHLRRSGRMGAVAVGRDNRPSGPMLRDALVRGLTESGVDVVDIGVVPTPLLYWSLHHVGVDGGIQITGSHNPPEYNGFKISVGRESLHGDGITGLLRIHHAGERLHGAGTVRHEEVIDRYVDDVVARIGPLSRRLKVVFDAGNGAGSLVAEKLFSRLGVDGTYIFCESDGTFPNHHPDPTVVENLHDIIAEVAKQGADLGIAFDGDADRIGVVDRHGGIVWGDHILIIYARDVLARTGTGQSIIFDVKCSQALPDAITAAGGVPVMWKTGHSLIKDKMKEAHAPIAGEMSGHMFFGEGFYGHDDALYGGARLLRIVADAGQQVDELLADVPKFVSTPEIRVDCPEERKFALVAEAAAHFRSRYDVIDVDGVRVLFGDGWGLIRASNTQPVLVTRYEALTEPRLTAIRNEMEGWLRAQGVTP
- a CDS encoding UPF0182 family protein is translated as MTKRRLGLTIGLSVAACLLVGRVVAGWLVEYRWYESLGAANVFWATTSNLALLRGTAFLAGTVLCFLNLYAVRFSIVSVILPRRVGNLEIGEELPGRSLVLVVLVISVALGAVLALPQGDWVSLDLVRHGESFRESEPYFGYDLAFWVYWLPIEESFHAWATLALLVVGAVVVLLYALTPSLRWSEGRLRVSGHVRRHLLLLLSLLLLLMAWSYRLDALGLLLDGKGTGRAFLALDHRVGIPARLLLAMGSVVCAMLVAWAGWVGQVRVVLVALAVWAISSLGARQLAPALASRYMQPADPELRDRPYRATRAAFSRRAFDVERLDARDTLRSSAVAMSPPAMSLWDTEAVRRSAASWGTAGQPEASIGWALRGGQPHALVVQRSVGPTGSDHPEVTLANVMHRAGDGQLQRYTDFLDQAPRLPPLAVGDSITEGSVVSDSANGIAAPRLETLAARIVHAWGLQNPRLLQAQSTFGPARLVRIRNVRDRVERLFPFFIAGNRVLPFLVRDSLWWGVHLYAASSHYPLSEPIVLAQHDVSYFKHAGVAIVNAHSGRVFALRPAEADPVARSWYRRFPELFTASNAMTEEFLRQLPPPVDGILAQARAFSRFGRRGDALVPASQLTRDMGADSGFAFPGLTPYVDVPRQRLAVAYPVVDPTDRLRGVIIGSGGADVHTAWVPLLGADRRWRDIATAMRQALDSVAAAARGESGRLLRGPIHLGIHDNALVPVQALYEWPADRAPLLRSAAVWVGDGIRVGRTLEAALGFPEPATGDGPLGPEEFRRRAAELYARMDDALSRRDMVAFGENWSLLGQLLRGGARAP